In a genomic window of Ralstonia nicotianae:
- the argJ gene encoding bifunctional glutamate N-acetyltransferase/amino-acid acetyltransferase ArgJ: MAVNLVAPAADSLLPIDGVDLGWAEAGIRKANRKDVLLVRIAEGASVAGVFTQNRFCAAPVQVCREHLASGQGARAIVVNTGNANAGTGAPGLALARQTCEAVAGLLGIAPQQVLPFSTGVILEPLPVDRLIAGLPAAQANAKPDNWLAAAESIMTTDTVPKAASGTCTLSGKPVRLSGISKGAGMIRPNMATMLGFIATDANVDEAVLQGLVRHAADHSFNSVTVDGDTSTNDSFVVIATGRAGTPRIDSESHPDYAALRDALTGLAQALAQKIVRDGEGATKFMTIRVEGGRSVDECRQVAYAVAHSPLVKTAFYASDPNLGRILAAVGYAGVNDLDVDGVNLWLDDVWVARDGGRNPDYREEDGQRVMKQAEITVRIALGRGDATATVWTCDFSHDYVSINADYRS; this comes from the coding sequence ATGGCTGTGAATCTCGTCGCGCCCGCCGCTGACTCCCTGTTGCCGATCGATGGCGTCGACCTCGGCTGGGCCGAAGCCGGCATCCGCAAGGCCAATCGCAAGGACGTGCTGCTGGTGCGCATCGCCGAGGGGGCGAGCGTGGCGGGCGTGTTCACGCAGAACCGATTCTGCGCGGCACCGGTGCAGGTCTGCCGCGAGCACCTGGCCAGCGGGCAGGGCGCGCGCGCGATTGTCGTGAACACCGGCAATGCGAACGCCGGCACCGGTGCGCCGGGCCTGGCGCTCGCACGCCAGACCTGCGAGGCGGTGGCCGGGCTGCTCGGGATTGCGCCGCAGCAGGTGCTGCCGTTCTCGACCGGCGTGATTCTCGAGCCGCTGCCGGTGGATCGCCTCATCGCCGGGCTGCCCGCGGCGCAGGCCAATGCCAAGCCCGACAACTGGCTGGCGGCCGCCGAGTCCATCATGACCACCGACACCGTGCCCAAGGCGGCATCGGGCACCTGCACGCTGTCGGGCAAGCCGGTGCGCCTGTCGGGCATCAGCAAGGGCGCGGGCATGATCCGCCCGAACATGGCGACCATGCTCGGCTTCATCGCCACCGATGCCAACGTGGATGAAGCCGTGCTGCAGGGCCTGGTGCGCCATGCCGCCGACCATTCCTTCAACAGTGTGACGGTCGACGGCGATACGTCGACCAACGATTCCTTCGTCGTCATCGCCACGGGCCGTGCCGGTACGCCGCGCATCGATTCCGAATCGCACCCCGACTACGCCGCGCTGCGCGATGCGCTCACGGGCCTGGCGCAGGCGCTGGCACAGAAGATCGTGCGCGACGGCGAAGGCGCGACCAAGTTCATGACCATCCGCGTCGAAGGCGGCCGCAGCGTGGACGAATGCCGCCAGGTCGCTTATGCGGTCGCGCATTCGCCGCTGGTCAAGACCGCGTTCTATGCGTCGGATCCCAACCTGGGCCGCATCCTGGCCGCGGTCGGCTATGCGGGCGTGAACGATCTCGACGTGGACGGCGTCAACCTGTGGCTCGACGATGTCTGGGTCGCCCGCGACGGCGGCCGCAATCCGGACTATCGCGAAGAAGACGGCCAGCGCGTGATGAAGCAGGCCGAGATCACTGTCCGCATCGCGCTCGGCCGCGGTGACGCGACCGCCACGGTGTGGACGTGCGACTTCTCGCACGACTACGTCTCGATCAACGCGGATTACCGCTCGTAA
- a CDS encoding ATP-binding protein, translating into MSSDLTVRLERFLGRLEQWLPPELTEADWKAAVAFRWRKRHSLFGTIGYLAPIRQLPPIHLSDLYNIDRQKDAIVANTRQFVRGLPANNVLLTGARGTGKSSLIKACLNAFVGEGLRLVEVDKDDLSDLGDIVEQLTARPERFAIFCDDLSFEEGESGYKALKSALDGSVAAQSDNVLIYATSNRRHLLPEYMKDNETYQHMPDGEIHPGEVVEEKISLSERFGLWLSFYPPKQDEYLTIVAHWLKHFGCSGEDIAAARGDALVWALERGSRSGRVAWQFARDWGGKHGRRHVG; encoded by the coding sequence ATGTCTTCCGATCTCACCGTCCGGCTCGAGCGCTTCCTGGGCCGCCTCGAGCAATGGCTGCCGCCCGAGCTGACCGAGGCCGACTGGAAGGCGGCGGTCGCTTTCCGCTGGCGCAAGCGCCACAGCCTGTTCGGCACCATCGGCTACCTCGCGCCGATTCGTCAGCTACCGCCGATCCACTTGAGCGACCTGTACAACATCGACCGCCAGAAAGACGCGATCGTCGCCAATACGCGCCAGTTCGTGCGCGGGCTGCCGGCCAACAATGTGCTGCTGACCGGCGCGCGCGGCACCGGCAAGTCGTCGCTGATCAAGGCGTGCCTGAATGCATTCGTCGGCGAAGGGCTGCGGCTGGTGGAGGTCGACAAGGATGACCTGTCCGATCTCGGCGACATCGTGGAGCAGCTCACGGCACGCCCCGAGCGCTTCGCCATCTTCTGCGATGACCTGTCGTTCGAGGAGGGCGAATCGGGCTACAAGGCGCTGAAATCCGCGCTGGACGGCTCGGTGGCGGCGCAGTCGGACAACGTGCTGATCTACGCCACGTCCAACCGGCGCCACCTGCTGCCGGAATACATGAAGGACAACGAGACCTACCAGCACATGCCGGACGGTGAGATCCATCCGGGCGAAGTGGTGGAGGAGAAGATCTCGCTGTCGGAGCGTTTCGGGCTGTGGCTGTCGTTCTACCCGCCCAAGCAGGATGAGTACCTGACCATCGTCGCCCATTGGCTCAAGCACTTCGGCTGCAGCGGCGAGGACATCGCCGCCGCCCGGGGCGATGCGCTGGTATGGGCGCTGGAGCGCGGTTCCCGCTCGGGCCGGGTGGCCTGGCAGTTCGCGCGTGACTGGGGGGGCAAGCATGGGCGGCGGCATGTCGGCTGA
- a CDS encoding NUDIX domain-containing protein: protein MGGGMSADTITQASATHTPDGRKITEVAVGVLVQPDGRFLLAQRPEGKPYAGYWEFPGGKLESGESVEAALTRELKEELDITLRACERWHTIEHDYPHAYVRLHFCKVTAWDGALRALEGQDFAWQTLPISVDPVLPATLPVFEWMRVEAGAS, encoded by the coding sequence ATGGGCGGCGGCATGTCGGCTGACACGATCACGCAAGCATCGGCCACACACACGCCGGACGGCCGCAAGATCACCGAAGTGGCCGTCGGCGTGCTGGTGCAGCCGGATGGCCGCTTCCTGCTGGCGCAGCGCCCCGAGGGCAAGCCGTACGCCGGCTACTGGGAGTTTCCCGGCGGCAAGCTGGAGTCGGGCGAATCGGTGGAGGCGGCGCTCACGCGCGAGCTGAAGGAAGAGCTCGACATCACGCTGCGCGCCTGCGAGCGGTGGCACACCATCGAGCACGACTATCCGCACGCTTACGTGCGGCTGCACTTCTGCAAGGTGACGGCGTGGGACGGTGCGTTGCGCGCGCTGGAGGGCCAGGATTTTGCCTGGCAGACGCTGCCCATCAGCGTCGATCCGGTGCTGCCGGCGACGCTGCCGGTCTTCGAGTGGATGCGCGTTGAGGCCGGGGCTAGTTGA
- the yacG gene encoding DNA gyrase inhibitor YacG: MNMKTVKCPTCGKPVPWTPESRYRPFCSERCKQIDLGAWAAEQYTIPVVEDDDLPPDAPGGESGGASGRLN; encoded by the coding sequence ATGAATATGAAGACCGTCAAATGCCCGACCTGCGGCAAGCCGGTGCCCTGGACACCCGAAAGCCGCTACCGCCCGTTCTGCTCCGAGCGCTGCAAGCAGATCGACCTGGGCGCCTGGGCCGCCGAGCAGTACACGATTCCCGTGGTGGAAGACGACGACCTGCCGCCGGATGCTCCGGGTGGGGAATCGGGCGGCGCCAGCGGCAGGCTCAACTAG
- the zapD gene encoding cell division protein ZapD, with protein MILYEYPFNERIRTLLRLEDLFERLDFFLTQEHPLQHHVALTTLFEIVDVAGRADLKSDLLKELDRQRQTLTVLRSNPQIDQEALDAVIAELETASGNLTATHGKAGQLIADNEWLTSIRSRAIIPGGTCEFDLPAYFAWQHHPGERRRADIVKWAQPLVPLRDATMIVLRLLRESGQSGKVIANAGSYQQMLSGRIYQLMQVRLDDAALGFIPEISANKYMLWVRFTQQDGDLRPKPVDADIPFQLKLCNF; from the coding sequence TTGATTCTGTACGAATACCCCTTCAACGAACGCATTCGGACGCTGCTGCGCCTCGAAGACCTGTTCGAGCGGCTGGATTTCTTTCTCACGCAGGAACACCCGCTGCAGCACCATGTGGCGCTGACCACGCTGTTCGAGATCGTGGACGTGGCCGGCCGCGCCGACCTCAAGTCCGACCTGCTCAAGGAACTGGACCGTCAGCGCCAGACGCTGACCGTGCTGCGCAGCAATCCGCAGATCGACCAGGAAGCGCTCGACGCCGTGATCGCCGAGCTGGAAACGGCGTCCGGTAACCTCACCGCCACACACGGCAAGGCCGGCCAGCTGATCGCCGACAATGAATGGCTGACCAGCATCCGCAGCCGCGCCATCATCCCGGGCGGGACATGCGAGTTCGACCTGCCGGCGTATTTTGCATGGCAGCATCATCCCGGCGAGCGCCGCCGTGCCGACATCGTCAAATGGGCGCAGCCGCTCGTACCGCTGCGCGACGCCACGATGATCGTGCTGCGCCTGCTGCGCGAATCCGGCCAGAGCGGCAAGGTGATCGCCAATGCCGGCAGCTACCAGCAGATGCTATCCGGCCGGATCTATCAACTGATGCAAGTGCGCCTGGACGATGCCGCGCTGGGCTTCATCCCCGAGATCAGTGCCAACAAGTACATGCTCTGGGTGCGCTTCACCCAGCAGGATGGCGATCTGCGGCCCAAGCCGGTCGATGCGGACATCCCGTTCCAGCTCAAGCTCTGCAACTTCTGA
- the coaE gene encoding dephospho-CoA kinase (Dephospho-CoA kinase (CoaE) performs the final step in coenzyme A biosynthesis.), which produces MRVIGLTGGIGSGKSYVAERLAERGAAVVDTDAIAHEITAPGGAAIPKLVEAFGPGILRADGAMDRDAMRALAFSDATAKARLERITHPLIREISLSRGAAAQASDACPYLVYVVPLLVESLSGHHSWRALVDRILVIDCPVETQIARVIARNGLPRALVESIVARQATREARLAVADDVIDNGGALADLLPQIDRLDLAYRAH; this is translated from the coding sequence ATGCGCGTGATCGGCCTGACCGGCGGCATCGGCAGCGGCAAGAGCTACGTTGCGGAGCGCCTTGCCGAACGGGGTGCCGCGGTCGTCGACACCGACGCCATCGCGCACGAGATCACCGCACCGGGCGGCGCGGCCATCCCGAAGCTGGTCGAAGCCTTCGGGCCCGGCATCCTGCGCGCCGATGGCGCCATGGACCGCGACGCCATGCGCGCCCTCGCCTTCTCCGACGCCACCGCCAAGGCCCGCCTGGAGCGGATCACGCACCCGCTGATCCGCGAGATCAGCCTGTCACGCGGCGCGGCGGCGCAGGCTTCGGATGCCTGCCCTTATCTGGTCTACGTGGTCCCCCTGTTGGTGGAGTCCCTGAGCGGACATCACAGCTGGCGCGCGCTGGTCGACCGCATCCTGGTGATCGACTGTCCGGTCGAGACGCAGATCGCGCGCGTGATCGCCCGCAACGGCCTGCCGCGCGCGCTGGTCGAATCCATCGTCGCCCGCCAGGCCACGCGCGAAGCCCGCCTGGCGGTGGCCGACGATGTCATCGACAACGGCGGCGCCCTGGCCGACCTCCTTCCCCAGATCGACCGCCTGGACCTCGCCTACCGGGCGCATTGA
- a CDS encoding prepilin peptidase, giving the protein MPGMFVIPTLAQLPAWFVIGAGTLLGLLVGSFLNVVIHRLPRMIEREEANYIAELRNEPLPHPEPYNLVVPRSACPSCGHQIKAVENIPVLSWLALRGRCSACKTPISWRYPAVELVTGVLTGACLWHFGPTWVAVASAALLWFLIAGSMIDADTQLLPDAITQPLLWLGLLVNLFSMFARLPDAVIGATAGYLFLWAIYWAYKLLRGREGMGYGDFKLMGALGAWFGWQALPLLVLLSSVVGLVFGVVRIARGATSESPFSFGPFIAGAGVIALLAGPQLVALTGLAPLLAR; this is encoded by the coding sequence ATGCCCGGAATGTTCGTCATTCCCACGCTGGCGCAACTGCCGGCGTGGTTCGTGATCGGCGCGGGGACGCTGCTGGGCTTGCTGGTCGGCAGCTTCCTCAACGTGGTGATTCACCGCCTGCCGCGCATGATCGAGCGCGAAGAGGCCAACTACATCGCCGAGCTGCGCAACGAACCGCTGCCGCATCCCGAGCCGTACAACCTGGTCGTGCCGCGCTCGGCCTGCCCGTCGTGCGGCCACCAGATCAAGGCGGTCGAGAACATCCCGGTGCTGAGCTGGCTGGCGTTGCGCGGCCGCTGCAGCGCCTGCAAGACCCCCATCTCCTGGCGCTATCCCGCCGTGGAGCTGGTGACCGGCGTACTGACCGGCGCCTGCCTGTGGCACTTCGGACCGACCTGGGTAGCGGTGGCCTCGGCCGCGCTGCTGTGGTTCCTGATCGCCGGCTCGATGATCGACGCCGACACGCAACTCCTGCCCGATGCCATCACCCAGCCGCTGCTGTGGCTCGGCCTGCTGGTGAACCTGTTCAGCATGTTCGCGCGGCTGCCGGACGCGGTAATCGGCGCGACGGCGGGGTATCTGTTCCTGTGGGCCATCTACTGGGCCTATAAGCTCCTGCGCGGCCGGGAAGGCATGGGCTACGGCGACTTCAAGCTGATGGGCGCGCTGGGCGCCTGGTTCGGCTGGCAGGCGCTGCCGCTGCTGGTGCTGCTGTCGTCGGTGGTCGGCCTGGTGTTCGGGGTGGTGCGCATCGCGCGCGGCGCCACGAGCGAATCGCCGTTCTCGTTCGGCCCGTTCATCGCGGGTGCCGGCGTGATCGCGCTGCTGGCCGGCCCGCAACTGGTGGCGCTGACGGGGCTCGCGCCACTGCTGGCGCGGTAA
- a CDS encoding type II secretion system F family protein — MATRAPTANRSAAASARKTAATKAPTQYIFEWEGKDRKGKIFKGEMRAESITEVNAVLRKQGLSITKSKRRRAARGKKIVPKDIAYFTRQLSTMLKAGVPLLQSVDIIARGHANPNFTQLLTEIRVDIESGSSMAQAFRRHPQHFDSLYCNLIDAGEQGGILDALLERLSMYMEKSIALKAQIKSAMIYPISVLTVAFLVTVVLMIFVVPAFKNVFASFGATLPAPTLVVMGISDFFVKWWYIIIFTPVVGIFLYVRAFKRSEKVQRNTHKAILKMPIFGSIIRKATIARWTRTLATMFSAGTPLVESMESVAGAAGNWVYYDATMEIQQAVRIGTSLTNAMQATHVFDNMVLQMTQIGEESGALDNMLLKVAEFYEREVDDAVANISALIEPLIIVILGVLIGGMVVAMYLPIFKLGQVV; from the coding sequence ATGGCCACACGAGCACCGACCGCGAACCGGTCCGCCGCCGCATCGGCACGCAAGACCGCCGCCACGAAGGCGCCCACGCAGTACATCTTCGAGTGGGAAGGCAAGGACCGCAAAGGCAAGATCTTCAAGGGCGAGATGCGGGCGGAGAGCATCACCGAAGTCAATGCGGTGCTGCGCAAGCAAGGGCTGTCGATCACCAAGTCCAAGCGTCGGCGTGCCGCGCGCGGCAAGAAGATCGTACCCAAGGACATCGCCTACTTCACGCGCCAGCTGTCGACCATGCTGAAAGCGGGCGTGCCGCTGCTGCAATCGGTCGACATCATCGCGCGCGGGCACGCCAACCCGAACTTCACCCAGCTGCTGACGGAAATCCGTGTCGACATCGAGTCGGGCAGCAGCATGGCGCAGGCCTTCCGCCGCCATCCGCAGCACTTCGATTCGCTGTACTGCAACCTGATCGACGCCGGTGAGCAGGGCGGTATTCTCGACGCGCTGCTCGAGCGGCTGTCGATGTACATGGAAAAGTCGATCGCGCTGAAGGCGCAGATCAAGTCGGCCATGATCTATCCGATCTCGGTGCTGACGGTGGCTTTCCTGGTCACGGTGGTGCTGATGATCTTCGTGGTGCCGGCGTTCAAGAACGTGTTCGCCAGCTTCGGCGCCACGCTGCCGGCCCCGACGCTGGTGGTGATGGGCATCTCGGACTTCTTCGTGAAGTGGTGGTACATCATCATCTTCACGCCCGTCGTCGGCATCTTCCTGTATGTGCGGGCTTTCAAGCGCTCGGAGAAGGTGCAGCGCAACACGCACAAGGCCATCCTGAAGATGCCGATCTTCGGCAGCATCATCCGCAAGGCCACCATCGCGCGCTGGACGCGTACGCTGGCAACCATGTTCTCGGCCGGGACACCGCTGGTGGAGTCGATGGAATCCGTCGCGGGCGCCGCCGGCAACTGGGTCTACTATGACGCCACCATGGAGATCCAGCAGGCGGTGCGCATCGGTACCAGCCTCACCAACGCCATGCAGGCGACCCATGTGTTCGACAACATGGTGCTGCAGATGACGCAGATCGGCGAGGAATCCGGCGCGCTGGACAACATGCTGCTGAAGGTGGCCGAATTCTACGAGCGCGAGGTCGATGACGCGGTGGCCAACATCTCCGCCCTGATCGAGCCGCTCATCATCGTGATCCTGGGCGTGCTGATCGGGGGCATGGTGGTTGCCATGTACCTGCCGATCTTCAAGCTGGGCCAAGTGGTCTGA
- the pilB gene encoding type IV-A pilus assembly ATPase PilB, producing MTLGLSLAQSRRIAPTLLAQLEQSAREKRTQLIDELVSSGIMSAHDLAVFVAGKYQMPLLDLAQYKLDTVPPVLSANRHFQQLRLLPLGRRDNRIIVATSDPSDPKPLEELRQKMNVAIETVIVEHDKLVRQLSLSNEAPAEIKSLIPKQETTQIEYDPGAAAAVRRTPTDGIDDAPVVRFLQKLFTEALLRGTSDLHFEPFETFYRVRFRIDGILEQVAQPPLDIRDKIATRIKVLSRLDISEKRVPQDGRMKLLITVPKDKNDKDNKEMVERAIDFRVSTLPTLFGEKIVIRILESSTERLDVDQLGYEPEQKQLLLDVIKRPYGMVLVTGPTGSGKTVSLYTFLNRLNQGDINISTAEDPAEIQLPGINQVNVNDKAGLTFAAALKSFLRQDPDIIMVGEIRDLETADISIKAAQTGHLVFSTLHTNDAPTTLTRLMNMGVAPFNIASSVLMITAQRLGRRLCKACKKPGPLPKETLLDAGFKEADLDGSWQPYHPVGCEACNGSGYKGRVGIYQVMPITEAIQEIILAHGTALQIAEQARKEGVLSLRDSGLRKVKQGLTSLEEVLATTNQ from the coding sequence ATGACTCTCGGACTCTCTCTTGCGCAGAGCCGGCGAATTGCGCCGACATTACTCGCCCAGCTGGAACAAAGCGCCCGCGAAAAGCGCACGCAGCTGATCGACGAACTGGTGAGCAGCGGCATCATGAGCGCTCATGATCTCGCCGTCTTCGTGGCGGGCAAATACCAGATGCCGCTGCTGGACCTGGCGCAATACAAGCTCGACACCGTGCCGCCCGTGCTGTCGGCCAACAGGCATTTTCAGCAGTTGCGCCTGTTGCCGCTGGGCCGGCGTGACAACCGCATCATCGTGGCCACTTCGGACCCGAGCGACCCCAAGCCGCTCGAGGAACTGCGCCAGAAGATGAACGTGGCGATCGAGACGGTCATCGTCGAGCACGACAAGCTGGTGCGCCAGCTGAGCCTCTCCAACGAGGCACCGGCCGAGATCAAGTCGCTCATCCCCAAGCAGGAAACCACGCAGATCGAATACGACCCGGGTGCGGCCGCGGCGGTCCGCCGCACCCCGACCGACGGCATCGACGATGCGCCGGTGGTGCGCTTCCTGCAGAAGCTGTTTACCGAGGCGCTGCTGCGCGGCACCTCCGACTTGCATTTCGAGCCGTTTGAAACGTTTTACCGCGTGCGCTTCCGCATCGACGGCATCCTCGAGCAGGTCGCGCAGCCGCCGCTGGACATCCGCGACAAGATCGCCACCCGCATCAAGGTGCTGTCGCGCCTGGACATATCGGAAAAGCGCGTGCCGCAGGACGGCCGCATGAAGCTCCTGATCACCGTTCCGAAAGACAAGAACGACAAGGACAACAAGGAGATGGTCGAGCGCGCCATCGACTTCCGGGTGTCGACGCTGCCGACGCTCTTCGGCGAGAAGATCGTGATCCGGATTCTGGAGTCCTCGACCGAGCGGCTCGATGTCGACCAGCTCGGCTATGAGCCCGAGCAGAAGCAGCTCCTGCTGGACGTGATCAAGCGCCCCTACGGCATGGTGCTGGTGACCGGCCCGACCGGTAGCGGCAAGACGGTGTCGCTGTACACCTTCCTGAACAGGCTGAACCAGGGCGACATCAATATTTCCACCGCGGAAGACCCGGCGGAAATCCAGCTGCCCGGCATCAACCAGGTCAACGTCAACGACAAGGCGGGGCTGACCTTCGCCGCGGCGCTGAAGTCCTTTCTGCGGCAGGATCCCGACATCATCATGGTGGGCGAAATCCGGGACCTGGAAACCGCCGACATCTCCATCAAGGCCGCGCAGACCGGCCACTTGGTGTTCTCCACGCTGCACACCAACGACGCGCCGACCACGCTGACACGCCTGATGAACATGGGCGTGGCGCCGTTCAACATCGCATCGTCGGTGCTGATGATCACGGCGCAGCGTCTGGGGCGGCGCCTGTGCAAGGCCTGCAAGAAGCCGGGTCCGCTGCCCAAGGAAACGCTGCTGGACGCGGGCTTCAAGGAAGCAGACCTGGACGGCTCGTGGCAGCCGTACCATCCGGTCGGCTGCGAGGCATGCAACGGCAGCGGCTACAAGGGCCGGGTCGGCATCTACCAGGTCATGCCGATCACCGAGGCGATCCAGGAGATCATCCTCGCCCACGGCACGGCGCTGCAGATCGCCGAACAGGCGCGCAAGGAAGGCGTGCTCTCGCTGCGCGATTCCGGCCTGCGGAAAGTGAAGCAGGGGCTGACTTCCCTTGAGGAAGTGTTGGCCACGACCAACCAGTAA
- a CDS encoding HlyC/CorC family transporter, translated as MDSWPLWAQLGAVVLLLCCSAFFSISETSLMALNRHRLRHLAKSNVAGARRTQGLLGQTDKLLSLILIGNNLINTAVPVLIANLAIHYFGNSGTTLSIATAIVAFLIIVFCEIAPKIAGATYPERISFPASFIIAPLLRLATPLVTVVNAFVTVLLRLVRINPRQAPEQRMSAEELRTLVLESGNFIPHKHRSILLNLFDLDAITVDDVMTPRARVESLDLSRPIEEVIQQLETCYHNKLPVFEQDTDQVLGILHVRKALSLLGHAELIHDDFRSLLAKPYFVPSGTPVFRQLQYFQENRRRIGLVINEYGDMLGLVTLEDIIEEMIGEFTTTLPNAGKLAWDAQDAYLADAGMSLRDLNRRLGLQLPTDGPKTLNGLVLEVLEEIPEAPVSVRIAGCVMDIVQMDSQSIRTVRLHRPAAGQKRS; from the coding sequence TTGGACTCCTGGCCGTTATGGGCGCAGCTCGGCGCCGTCGTGCTGCTGCTGTGCTGCTCCGCCTTCTTCTCGATCTCCGAGACCAGCCTGATGGCGCTCAACCGCCATCGCCTGCGCCACCTCGCCAAATCCAACGTCGCCGGCGCGCGCCGCACGCAGGGCCTGCTGGGCCAGACCGATAAGCTGCTGTCGCTGATCCTGATCGGCAACAACCTGATCAATACCGCAGTGCCGGTGCTGATCGCCAACCTGGCCATCCATTACTTCGGCAACAGCGGCACCACGCTGTCGATCGCCACGGCCATCGTCGCCTTCCTGATCATCGTGTTCTGCGAGATCGCGCCGAAAATCGCCGGCGCGACGTATCCCGAGCGGATCTCGTTTCCGGCCAGCTTCATCATCGCGCCACTGCTGAGGCTGGCGACACCGCTGGTGACCGTCGTCAATGCGTTCGTCACGGTGCTGCTGCGGCTGGTGCGCATCAACCCGCGCCAGGCGCCCGAGCAAAGGATGTCGGCCGAGGAGCTGCGCACGCTGGTGCTGGAATCGGGCAATTTCATTCCGCACAAGCACCGCAGCATCCTGCTCAACCTGTTCGACCTGGACGCCATCACCGTGGACGACGTGATGACGCCGCGCGCGCGGGTGGAATCACTGGACCTGTCGCGGCCCATCGAAGAGGTGATCCAGCAGCTGGAGACCTGCTACCACAACAAGCTCCCCGTGTTCGAGCAGGACACCGACCAGGTGCTCGGCATCCTGCACGTGCGCAAGGCCCTGTCGCTGCTGGGCCATGCGGAGCTCATCCACGACGATTTCCGCAGCCTGCTGGCCAAACCCTACTTCGTGCCGAGCGGCACGCCGGTGTTCCGGCAACTACAGTATTTCCAGGAAAACCGGCGGCGCATCGGACTGGTGATCAACGAATACGGCGACATGCTGGGGCTGGTGACACTGGAAGACATCATCGAGGAGATGATCGGCGAGTTCACCACCACGCTGCCGAACGCCGGCAAGCTGGCCTGGGATGCACAGGACGCCTATCTGGCCGACGCAGGCATGTCGCTGCGCGACCTGAACCGCCGCCTGGGCCTGCAACTGCCGACCGATGGACCGAAAACGCTCAACGGCCTGGTGCTGGAAGTACTGGAAGAAATTCCCGAGGCTCCGGTCAGCGTACGAATCGCCGGATGCGTGATGGACATCGTGCAGATGGACAGCCAGTCGATCCGCACCGTGCGCCTGCACCGGCCCGCCGCGGGGCAAAAGCGCAGTTGA
- the ispB gene encoding octaprenyl diphosphate synthase, which yields MPASVLLAPVAEDMHAVDAVIRRRLGSEVALINQIGEYIISAGGKRLRPVILLLMANALGYRGQHHYELAAVVEFIHTATLLHDDVVDESELRRGRQTANAVFGNAASVLVGDFLYSRAFQMMVQADSMRVMQILADATNVISEGEVLQLLNMHDPDVTEERYLQVIRYKTAKLFEAAAQIGAVLSGANAATEAAAAEYGRRIGTAFQIVDDLLDYTATADQMGKNAGDDLREGKPTLPLIYLLSHGTETQRALARQAIEQGGTEHFDAIFAAIQASGALEYTRKAAEHEASAAAEAIIALPPSQFRQTLIELCAFSLQRQS from the coding sequence ATGCCCGCCTCCGTCCTGCTCGCCCCCGTCGCCGAAGACATGCACGCCGTCGATGCCGTGATCCGGCGCCGACTCGGCTCGGAGGTCGCACTGATCAACCAGATCGGCGAATACATCATCAGCGCGGGAGGCAAACGCCTGCGTCCGGTGATCCTGCTGCTGATGGCGAACGCACTGGGCTATCGCGGCCAGCACCATTACGAACTAGCGGCGGTGGTCGAGTTCATCCATACCGCCACGCTCCTGCACGACGACGTGGTCGACGAATCCGAGCTGCGCCGCGGCCGCCAGACCGCCAACGCGGTGTTCGGCAACGCAGCCAGCGTGCTGGTGGGCGACTTCCTCTACTCGCGCGCATTCCAGATGATGGTGCAGGCCGACAGCATGCGCGTCATGCAGATCCTGGCCGATGCCACCAACGTCATCTCCGAAGGCGAAGTGCTGCAACTGCTCAACATGCACGACCCGGACGTGACGGAGGAGCGCTACCTGCAGGTGATCCGCTACAAGACCGCCAAGCTGTTCGAGGCCGCGGCGCAGATCGGAGCCGTGCTCTCGGGCGCCAACGCCGCCACCGAAGCCGCTGCCGCCGAATACGGCCGGCGCATCGGGACCGCGTTCCAGATCGTCGACGACCTGCTCGACTACACCGCGACCGCCGACCAGATGGGCAAGAACGCCGGCGACGACCTGCGCGAAGGCAAACCGACGCTGCCGCTGATCTATCTGCTGTCGCACGGCACCGAGACGCAGCGCGCGCTGGCGCGCCAGGCCATCGAACAGGGCGGCACCGAGCACTTCGATGCCATCTTCGCCGCCATCCAGGCATCGGGCGCGCTCGAGTACACGCGCAAGGCCGCCGAGCACGAGGCTTCCGCAGCCGCGGAAGCAATAATTGCATTACCCCCTTCCCAATTCCGCCAAACGCTGATAGAGTTATGTGCTTTCTCGCTGCAACGTCAGTCCTGA